One Lactobacillus sp. CBA3606 DNA segment encodes these proteins:
- the thiI gene encoding tRNA uracil 4-sulfurtransferase ThiI: MQYTEIMVRYGELSTKGKNRRNFIDSLGRNVRKALHDFPTLKVHADRDRMHISLHDEDAQGVMDRLQLVFGIQNFSPSIRVAQDMDEVYATAIAMVQAQFKPGMTFKVNTRRSDHHFEYDTNEINDMLGGQILDHVAGIQVKMQHPDIVIRVEVRMNGIFLSSETINGAGGLPVGTAGKGMLMLSGGIDSPVAGYLGMKRGVDMEMVHFFSPPYTSEQALAKAKQLASTLASYSGSVKFIQIPFTEIQEEIKEKVPEGYLMTVQRRLMMRLMDAITRERHGKAIFNGESLGQVASQTMDSMIAINDVTALPVLRPVISMDKTEIIKVAEKIDTYNLSIMPFEDCCTIFAPPAPKTHPKLDRSRSYEERIDVAGLMQRAMDGIKISEIKPGENYMNAQEDVFAELL; the protein is encoded by the coding sequence ATGCAATATACTGAAATTATGGTGCGTTATGGTGAACTATCAACTAAGGGCAAGAATCGCCGCAACTTTATTGATAGCTTAGGCCGTAACGTCCGCAAAGCGCTCCACGACTTTCCGACGTTAAAAGTACATGCTGACCGTGACCGGATGCACATTTCATTACATGATGAAGATGCGCAAGGTGTCATGGACCGGTTACAATTGGTTTTTGGGATTCAAAACTTTTCACCAAGTATTCGGGTCGCTCAAGATATGGACGAGGTTTATGCAACGGCGATTGCCATGGTGCAAGCGCAATTTAAGCCTGGGATGACGTTTAAAGTTAATACCCGTCGTTCTGATCATCATTTTGAATACGACACGAACGAAATCAATGACATGTTAGGTGGTCAGATTTTAGATCACGTTGCTGGTATTCAAGTGAAGATGCAACATCCTGATATTGTCATTCGCGTAGAAGTTCGCATGAACGGCATTTTCCTATCTTCTGAGACCATTAATGGTGCCGGGGGCTTACCCGTTGGCACTGCTGGTAAAGGGATGCTGATGCTTTCTGGTGGGATTGATTCACCAGTTGCCGGGTACTTGGGCATGAAGCGTGGGGTTGATATGGAGATGGTGCATTTCTTCAGTCCGCCATATACGAGTGAACAAGCGTTAGCTAAAGCCAAGCAATTGGCTTCAACGTTAGCGAGTTATTCTGGTAGTGTGAAGTTTATCCAGATTCCATTTACGGAAATTCAAGAAGAAATCAAAGAAAAAGTCCCTGAAGGTTATTTAATGACGGTCCAACGACGGTTAATGATGCGTCTAATGGATGCCATTACACGGGAACGCCATGGTAAGGCCATTTTTAATGGTGAATCTTTAGGTCAAGTGGCTTCACAGACGATGGACAGTATGATTGCAATCAATGATGTGACGGCACTTCCTGTATTGCGGCCAGTGATTTCAATGGACAAGACTGAAATCATTAAAGTGGCAGAAAAGATTGATACGTATAATTTATCAATCATGCCATTTGAAGACTGCTGTACGATTTTTGCACCGCCAGCACCGAAGACCCATCCTAAGCTCGACCGGTCACGTTCATATGAAGAACGAATTGACGTGGCAGGTCTAATGCAACGGGCAATGGACGGGATTAAGATTAGCGAAATCAAACCGGGCGAGAATTATATGAATGCC
- a CDS encoding cysteine desulfurase family protein — protein sequence MIYFDNSATTQAAPAVVETYAKVSQKVWGNPSSLHNFGENAFHLLEQSRHQIADLIGAKTSEIFFTSGGTEGDNWVVKGTAIEKRSFGKHLITTAVEHPAIHNSMAQLADLGFDITYLPVDQEGRINPADLKAAIRPDTILVSVMAVNNEIGTIQPLLDVAEILKPYPKIHFHVDAVQGIGKGIQNLIMNDRVDFVTFSGHKFHAPRGVGFIYARQGRKLAPLMTGGGQEDNWRSGTENVPAIAGMAKALRLLLTDETAKVARERAIKQRVYDHIKDLPKVTIFSQPTAGFAPHILCFTINGVRGETIVHAFEDQGIYISTTSACSSKKHLASSTLMAMQVPEAIATSAIRISLDENNTLAEADEFNRVFDNLYQKFSKINADA from the coding sequence ATGATTTATTTTGATAATAGTGCGACGACGCAAGCTGCCCCAGCTGTGGTTGAAACCTATGCTAAGGTGTCGCAAAAGGTTTGGGGTAACCCATCAAGTTTGCACAATTTTGGTGAAAATGCGTTTCATTTGTTGGAACAATCACGACACCAAATTGCAGATTTGATTGGCGCGAAAACTAGTGAAATCTTCTTTACCTCTGGGGGAACTGAAGGCGATAATTGGGTCGTTAAAGGAACTGCCATTGAAAAGCGAAGTTTTGGAAAACACCTCATTACCACTGCAGTTGAACACCCCGCAATTCATAACTCAATGGCACAATTGGCTGATTTGGGTTTTGATATTACGTACTTACCGGTCGACCAAGAAGGCCGGATTAATCCCGCCGACTTAAAAGCGGCGATTCGCCCGGATACGATTTTGGTGTCAGTAATGGCGGTCAATAATGAAATTGGTACGATTCAACCGTTGTTAGATGTCGCTGAGATTTTAAAACCTTATCCTAAGATTCATTTTCATGTGGATGCCGTCCAAGGAATTGGCAAAGGGATTCAAAACTTGATTATGAATGATCGGGTTGATTTTGTGACGTTTTCGGGGCACAAATTTCATGCGCCTCGTGGCGTGGGCTTTATCTATGCCCGTCAAGGTCGCAAGTTAGCGCCATTAATGACAGGTGGCGGTCAAGAAGATAACTGGCGTTCGGGAACAGAAAACGTGCCCGCAATTGCTGGTATGGCAAAAGCGCTGCGGCTCTTATTAACGGATGAAACGGCTAAAGTTGCTCGTGAACGAGCCATCAAGCAACGCGTCTATGACCATATCAAGGACCTCCCGAAAGTGACTATTTTTAGTCAACCAACGGCTGGCTTTGCACCGCATATTTTGTGTTTTACGATTAATGGGGTCCGTGGTGAAACCATCGTGCATGCGTTCGAAGACCAAGGCATTTATATTTCGACGACGAGTGCTTGTTCATCTAAAAAACATCTGGCCTCCAGTACGCTAATGGCGATGCAAGTGCCAGAAGCAATTGCCACGAGTGCTATTCGGATTAGTTTAGATGAGAACAATACGTTGGCCGAAGCGGATGAATTTAATCGTGTCTTTGATAACCTCTATCAAAAATTTTCTAAGATCAATGCTGACGCATAA
- the ezrA gene encoding septation ring formation regulator EzrA: MQVAIGIVVVAIVIYAAIKGFQLYIDKQIQQLTSQQQALVAAAQATDFEKIERLGLTGGSLEKLATLQNDDQVVQNDRLPAISEQLTQTKELTRKIKFVEARQNLKKASQALTIVETSIDETRQGLKALDDADQAHRQAVAQLEKKYQNLRKTLLSQNFSFGPSIDQLEDRLANLESDFDRFSQLAKAGDHDAAEQVLDQLRHDTSALEADIDRIPPIYKDLVTGFPDQIKELAMGYQQLVDQHFHFEVATIEPEIQSLKQAIDANTALLGELKVAEAEAGNHAIEKRIDHIYDVLQVEIDAKAVVDEKQAEISQFLTHAINQNHRLQIELDRLAQSYTLNDHEVERTRELNEQLKNIESVYQADVTAITSKQAVYSQIAAHYTDQAAQLKGIEEEQVAIDKGVAGLAAEESKAQSTLQRFDFEIHAVKRQVENLNLPGLPQDYLDYFFVVSKEIERLDHDINKLVINMDDITKQLIVIQADLATLKEKTTDLMDSAILAEQLLQYANRYKTNHEEVQAASVSAQQLFNEGHDYAHSLEVIATAIDKVDPGAYKRIEDSYYAQKKDDVE; encoded by the coding sequence ATGCAAGTAGCAATCGGTATTGTGGTTGTCGCGATTGTGATTTACGCTGCGATCAAAGGCTTTCAACTGTACATAGATAAACAAATTCAGCAGCTAACGTCGCAGCAGCAAGCGTTAGTCGCCGCTGCGCAAGCAACTGATTTTGAAAAAATCGAAAGACTAGGGTTAACCGGTGGGTCGTTAGAAAAGTTGGCAACGCTGCAAAATGACGATCAAGTGGTTCAAAATGATCGGTTACCTGCAATCAGTGAACAGTTGACGCAAACCAAAGAATTGACGCGCAAAATCAAATTTGTCGAGGCACGACAGAATCTAAAAAAAGCCAGTCAGGCCTTAACCATTGTCGAGACCAGTATTGATGAGACGCGACAAGGACTCAAAGCGTTAGATGACGCTGACCAAGCCCATCGGCAAGCGGTCGCACAATTAGAAAAGAAATATCAGAATTTACGGAAAACATTGCTATCACAAAACTTTTCGTTTGGGCCAAGTATCGACCAATTGGAAGATCGCCTCGCTAATCTTGAAAGTGATTTTGATCGTTTTTCACAGTTAGCCAAAGCCGGTGATCATGACGCAGCTGAACAAGTATTGGATCAGTTGCGGCATGATACGAGTGCCTTAGAAGCAGATATTGACCGGATTCCACCAATCTATAAGGATTTGGTCACTGGGTTCCCCGATCAAATCAAAGAATTAGCGATGGGATACCAGCAATTAGTGGACCAACATTTTCATTTTGAAGTGGCTACAATCGAACCTGAAATTCAGTCCTTAAAGCAAGCTATTGATGCGAACACGGCGTTACTTGGCGAGCTAAAGGTTGCCGAGGCTGAAGCTGGTAATCATGCCATTGAAAAGCGGATTGACCATATCTATGATGTGCTACAGGTAGAGATTGATGCCAAAGCGGTCGTTGATGAAAAGCAAGCTGAAATCAGTCAATTTTTAACCCATGCGATAAACCAAAATCATCGGTTACAGATTGAATTGGATCGGTTAGCACAAAGTTACACATTGAATGACCATGAAGTTGAACGGACGCGGGAACTTAATGAACAGTTGAAAAATATTGAGTCCGTTTATCAGGCCGATGTTACGGCCATTACGAGTAAGCAAGCGGTCTATAGCCAAATTGCGGCGCATTACACAGATCAAGCAGCGCAGTTAAAAGGGATTGAGGAAGAACAAGTGGCGATTGATAAAGGGGTTGCTGGCTTAGCGGCTGAGGAATCCAAAGCCCAATCAACGTTGCAACGCTTTGATTTCGAAATCCATGCCGTTAAACGGCAAGTGGAAAATCTAAACTTGCCTGGGCTACCGCAAGACTATTTGGATTACTTTTTTGTTGTCAGCAAAGAAATCGAACGCTTAGATCACGATATTAATAAGTTAGTGATTAATATGGATGACATTACGAAACAATTGATTGTGATTCAAGCCGACTTGGCAACCTTAAAAGAAAAAACGACTGATTTAATGGATTCAGCGATTTTAGCCGAACAACTATTACAGTATGCAAACCGTTATAAAACGAATCATGAAGAGGTTCAAGCAGCTAGTGTGTCGGCTCAGCAATTGTTTAATGAGGGCCATGACTATGCCCATAGCCTAGAAGTGATTGCGACGGCGATTGACAAGGTCGATCCAGGTGCTTATAAACGAATTGAAGACAGTTATTATGCGCAAAAAAAAGATGATGTTGAGTAG
- a CDS encoding GAF domain-containing protein, translating to MSTTETSLMNQQLDALLYEETNLIANLANASALIKTTDTNLNWAGFYLYNSKTDQLDLGPFQGKVACMHIKSGAGVVGTAFDEQSSRRVADVHQFPGHIACDSASNSELVVPITKDGRKIGVLDLDSPDLDHFSAAAEAEMVEFVTILTQHID from the coding sequence ATGTCAACGACCGAAACTTCACTTATGAACCAACAATTAGATGCGCTACTCTACGAAGAAACCAACTTAATCGCGAATTTAGCGAACGCTAGTGCCCTCATTAAGACGACTGATACTAATCTTAATTGGGCCGGCTTTTACTTATATAATAGTAAAACCGACCAGCTTGACTTGGGACCATTCCAGGGTAAAGTCGCTTGTATGCATATTAAAAGTGGCGCTGGGGTGGTCGGCACGGCCTTTGATGAACAGTCGAGTCGCCGGGTCGCCGATGTTCATCAATTTCCTGGTCACATTGCTTGTGATAGTGCCAGTAATTCAGAATTAGTCGTGCCCATCACAAAAGACGGCCGTAAAATCGGCGTTTTAGACTTAGATTCACCTGATCTTGATCACTTCAGTGCTGCCGCTGAAGCTGAAATGGTCGAATTTGTCACTATTTTAACGCAACACATTGACTAA
- the rpsD gene encoding 30S ribosomal protein S4 — MSRYTGPSWKISRRLGMSLSGTGKELARRPYAPGDHGQGRHPKLSEYGTQLREKQKLRMMYGLTERQFSNLFLKAGKIREGKHGVNFMILLERRLDNMVYRLGLATTRRQARQLVNHGHITVDGKRVDIPSYEVKVGQVISVRDKSKKLIVITGAVEAVVSRPNFVSFDADKLEGSLTRLPEREELEADIDESLIVEYYNKL; from the coding sequence ATGTCTCGTTATACAGGTCCAAGTTGGAAGATCTCCCGTCGTTTGGGAATGTCTCTTTCAGGTACTGGTAAAGAATTAGCTCGTCGTCCTTATGCTCCTGGTGATCATGGTCAAGGTCGTCACCCAAAGCTTTCTGAATACGGTACGCAATTACGTGAAAAGCAAAAGTTACGGATGATGTACGGTTTAACTGAACGTCAATTCTCTAACTTATTCCTTAAAGCTGGTAAGATTCGCGAAGGTAAGCATGGGGTTAACTTCATGATCTTACTCGAACGTCGTTTAGACAACATGGTTTATCGTTTAGGTTTGGCTACTACTCGTCGCCAAGCTCGTCAATTGGTAAACCATGGTCACATCACTGTTGATGGCAAACGTGTTGACATTCCTTCATACGAAGTTAAAGTCGGCCAAGTTATCTCAGTTCGTGACAAGTCTAAGAAGTTAATCGTGATTACGGGTGCTGTTGAAGCCGTCGTTTCACGTCCTAACTTTGTTTCATTCGATGCTGATAAGCTCGAAGGTTCATTGACTCGTTTACCAGAACGTGAAGAACTTGAAGCAGATATCGACGAATCACTTATCGTTGAATACTACAACAAACTTTAA
- a CDS encoding DUF1054 family protein: MFTASDFKIFDEPTLAGRMHLIKTVIDPKFDALAVQLMPILTAQTGRPFYAHVAQHLRRYKNPPVDTWVAFSDERRRYKALPHFELGLWPDRLFIYLDLLDEGKAALQAQVTSADLQTWLAPLPADYVISNNHTVAQTEPATPTNITKAITTFDQYRHSELLIGRSLSLTSLLLQNNADQLAYLKQTLVTLSPIYVAIRQALES; encoded by the coding sequence ATGTTTACAGCAAGTGATTTCAAGATTTTTGATGAGCCAACTTTAGCGGGGCGAATGCACTTAATTAAAACAGTCATTGATCCAAAGTTTGACGCCCTAGCCGTTCAATTGATGCCAATCTTGACGGCGCAAACGGGGCGACCGTTTTATGCCCACGTCGCGCAACATTTGCGCCGCTATAAAAATCCACCGGTTGATACTTGGGTCGCCTTTAGTGATGAGCGCCGGCGGTATAAAGCGTTACCGCATTTCGAACTGGGGCTATGGCCGGATCGGCTCTTCATTTATTTAGATTTGTTGGATGAAGGGAAGGCGGCACTGCAAGCACAAGTGACGTCAGCTGACTTACAGACTTGGTTGGCACCGTTACCCGCTGATTATGTGATTAGTAATAATCATACGGTTGCTCAGACTGAACCAGCCACACCGACCAATATCACTAAGGCGATTACGACGTTTGACCAGTATCGGCATAGCGAATTATTAATTGGGCGTAGCTTAAGCCTAACGTCACTATTATTGCAAAATAACGCTGACCAGTTAGCGTATCTAAAGCAGACACTGGTGACGTTAAGTCCCATTTATGTGGCCATCAGGCAGGCTTTAGAATCCTAG
- a CDS encoding YueI family protein translates to MADTDKQPVDRLQTAMHGTPELHPDQQHKYLGTFRERVELAVTVYQIKRHHYVDQLNQAFQAHPDYRLLINGNLDQDILGPYLRAVAQTDVQFTIKTDAVYRTEDTNYALVFAAPTAINQPNIDIDQCYQPVNDTPNKPTKSTGLFGHFKKLL, encoded by the coding sequence ATGGCTGACACAGATAAGCAACCCGTTGATCGACTACAAACCGCGATGCATGGGACCCCTGAACTGCATCCAGATCAACAACATAAATATTTAGGCACGTTTCGCGAGCGGGTTGAACTTGCCGTCACCGTCTACCAAATCAAGCGCCATCACTACGTTGATCAATTGAATCAAGCGTTTCAGGCGCACCCAGATTATCGCCTCTTAATTAATGGCAATCTTGACCAAGATATTCTGGGACCTTATCTAAGGGCAGTTGCCCAGACGGACGTGCAATTCACCATCAAAACGGACGCTGTTTACCGGACTGAGGATACTAACTATGCCCTCGTCTTTGCCGCGCCGACCGCGATTAATCAACCCAACATTGATATTGACCAGTGTTACCAACCGGTCAATGACACCCCTAACAAGCCTACTAAATCAACTGGTTTGTTCGGACACTTTAAAAAGTTACTCTAA
- the gshAB gene encoding bifunctional glutamate--cysteine ligase GshA/glutathione synthetase GshB, translating to MKLDAVGQAIEHYQLVPLVHQMNLGLEVTMHRVNGQGELSPQPYPKAFGNQRKNQQLHNGFAQTQLKLTTPAFAAIKPLMAYLTGLNTTARRALAADEYLWPLSSTPILPADQSQIPLADADAAGFKRRQKQAQTGDITKLMTTGVHVNLSFNEQLFMRLYTEKFHQQYASYVEFRNAIYLKVAQGFVRMDWLIQYLFGATPTLMVTDTQSKRQRTSVQAPVNRHNQVAGDYSSIDRYVTKIQAAVRQGTLATARDFAGPVRLRSNGQLTELGQQGVYYLEFRGLDLDPTQATGVNPQVLAFMRLLANYFVMMPALPTAMVGQVNTQAAQLMTQVTSENPTTASAQAEPARQVLDALRDFATAQGLPASDVALLTALKSRIADPKQTLSAQIAMAPDALAWALERAKTYQTATQTTPFELPGFTDLSLSSQLLIEPALARGIKVDVVSATADILRLTQGERAQLVVNGSGTDLNPQALTTVLTHKVAAKQIMAEQGVAVPASQTYHTANQLIKDYDRYVRGGGIVLKATDQAHAVVAFRIMPERQLFEQVVQQLFEQTKSVMAEELIVGSSYRFMVIGGRVTAILERIPANIVGDGRATVQTLLDRKNARALRGPAFKAPQSTLKLGTVERYRLASYQLDLDQVVGRGTQILLREDATFGNGADGLDVTADMHHSYIEAVEALAAALKLQVAGIDVMIPNLYAALTPEHPEMAVYLGIHAAPLLYPHCFPMFGTAQPVATQLLDQLFPA from the coding sequence ATGAAATTAGATGCAGTTGGGCAAGCGATTGAGCACTATCAATTAGTTCCCCTGGTACACCAGATGAACTTAGGGTTAGAAGTTACGATGCACCGGGTCAATGGGCAAGGTGAATTAAGCCCCCAGCCTTATCCGAAGGCATTTGGCAATCAGCGGAAAAATCAGCAATTGCACAATGGGTTTGCCCAGACCCAGTTAAAGTTAACTACGCCAGCGTTTGCGGCCATTAAACCATTAATGGCTTACTTGACGGGGTTGAATACAACGGCGCGCCGGGCGTTGGCAGCAGATGAGTATTTATGGCCATTATCTAGTACGCCGATTCTACCGGCAGATCAGTCCCAGATTCCGTTGGCCGATGCCGATGCGGCCGGTTTCAAACGCCGTCAAAAACAGGCACAGACCGGGGATATAACGAAGTTGATGACGACCGGGGTTCACGTTAATTTAAGTTTTAATGAACAATTATTTATGCGTTTATATACTGAAAAATTCCATCAACAGTATGCCAGTTATGTTGAATTTCGGAATGCCATTTATTTGAAGGTCGCTCAAGGTTTCGTCCGTATGGACTGGCTGATTCAGTATCTGTTCGGTGCCACGCCGACCTTAATGGTGACAGACACGCAGTCGAAACGGCAACGAACGAGTGTCCAGGCACCGGTCAATCGGCACAACCAGGTTGCTGGTGATTATAGCTCAATTGACCGGTATGTGACGAAGATTCAAGCAGCAGTTCGGCAGGGCACATTGGCGACGGCGCGTGACTTTGCGGGTCCGGTTCGGCTACGAAGCAACGGTCAGTTAACCGAGCTTGGTCAGCAAGGGGTGTACTACTTAGAATTTAGAGGACTGGATTTAGACCCAACCCAAGCAACTGGGGTTAATCCCCAAGTGTTGGCGTTCATGCGCTTGTTAGCCAATTACTTTGTGATGATGCCGGCTTTACCGACTGCGATGGTTGGTCAGGTTAACACGCAGGCAGCACAACTAATGACGCAAGTAACGTCTGAAAATCCGACGACGGCGAGTGCTCAAGCTGAACCGGCGCGGCAAGTTTTGGATGCATTACGGGATTTTGCTACGGCGCAGGGGTTACCAGCCAGTGATGTCGCGCTGTTAACGGCGTTAAAATCGCGCATTGCGGACCCCAAGCAGACATTGAGTGCCCAAATTGCGATGGCGCCTGATGCTTTAGCTTGGGCACTTGAACGCGCCAAAACTTATCAGACTGCGACGCAAACGACGCCATTTGAGTTACCTGGTTTTACGGATTTGAGTTTATCGAGTCAACTATTAATCGAGCCCGCATTGGCGCGGGGCATTAAAGTGGATGTGGTATCAGCTACGGCAGATATTTTACGATTGACCCAAGGTGAACGGGCGCAATTAGTGGTTAATGGGAGTGGGACCGACTTGAATCCGCAAGCGTTAACGACTGTTTTAACGCATAAAGTTGCGGCTAAGCAAATTATGGCGGAGCAGGGCGTTGCGGTGCCGGCCTCGCAAACTTATCACACGGCTAATCAGTTGATTAAAGATTATGATCGCTATGTGCGTGGCGGCGGCATTGTCTTGAAAGCGACCGATCAAGCCCATGCCGTGGTTGCCTTTCGCATCATGCCCGAACGGCAATTATTTGAACAAGTGGTCCAGCAACTATTCGAACAAACTAAAAGTGTGATGGCCGAAGAACTAATCGTGGGGTCAAGCTATCGGTTCATGGTGATTGGCGGCCGTGTCACGGCAATTCTTGAACGGATTCCAGCCAATATTGTTGGCGATGGTCGTGCAACGGTACAAACGTTATTGGATCGAAAAAATGCCCGGGCCTTACGGGGACCGGCATTTAAAGCGCCCCAATCAACGCTTAAGCTGGGGACCGTCGAACGATATCGGTTAGCATCTTATCAGTTGGATTTAGATCAAGTCGTTGGTCGGGGCACCCAAATCTTGTTACGTGAAGATGCGACCTTTGGTAATGGTGCCGATGGCTTAGATGTTACGGCAGATATGCATCATTCGTATATTGAGGCGGTAGAAGCGTTAGCGGCGGCTTTGAAGCTGCAGGTGGCGGGAATTGATGTTATGATTCCTAATCTCTATGCCGCATTAACGCCGGAACATCCAGAAATGGCTGTTTACTTGGGGATTCATGCGGCACCGCTACTTTATCCGCATTGTTTCCCGATGTTTGGGACAGCACAACCGGTCGCTACCCAATTATTAGATCAATTGTTTCCTGCATAA
- a CDS encoding replication-associated recombination protein A, with protein MQQPLAYRMRPQTIEEVVGQRQLVGPGKIIARMVTAKRLSSMILYGPPGTGKTSIASAIAGSTKYAFRMLNAATDSKKQLQIVAEEAKMSGTVILLLDEIHRLDKTKQDFLLPHLESGRIILIGATTENPYISINPAIRSRTQIFQVTPLAPTDIEIAVKRALQDDKRGLGQYHVDLDPAALHHLCTATDGDLRSALNGLELAVLSSPPTEQDHREITQPIIEECLQKKALSADKDGDAHYDVISAFQKSIRGSDANAALHYMARLVEAGDLKSLTRRLLVIAYEDIGLANPPACQRAVAAVQAADQLGFPEARIPLANAVIELALSPKSNSAMLAIDGALEKVRAGHFGDIPADLKDAHYAGAAKLGHGVGYDYPHDHPGDWVAQQYLPDAIKHADYYQPKANGRFEPALGDQYRKLLKANQRNR; from the coding sequence ATGCAACAACCATTAGCTTATCGGATGCGACCCCAAACTATTGAAGAAGTCGTTGGTCAACGCCAACTGGTTGGTCCCGGTAAGATTATCGCCCGCATGGTCACGGCCAAACGCCTCTCATCAATGATTCTATACGGTCCGCCCGGTACTGGCAAGACCAGTATTGCGAGTGCCATCGCTGGCTCAACCAAATATGCGTTCCGCATGCTGAACGCCGCAACCGATAGCAAGAAACAATTACAAATTGTTGCCGAAGAAGCTAAGATGAGTGGGACCGTCATTTTATTACTGGATGAAATCCATCGGCTTGATAAAACCAAACAAGATTTTTTATTGCCACATTTAGAAAGTGGCCGCATTATTTTAATTGGGGCTACGACGGAAAATCCTTACATTAGCATCAATCCGGCGATTCGCAGTCGGACTCAGATTTTCCAAGTCACGCCATTAGCACCAACTGACATTGAAATTGCCGTTAAGCGAGCGTTACAAGATGACAAGCGTGGGCTGGGTCAATATCACGTCGACCTCGACCCGGCCGCCTTACATCATCTGTGTACTGCCACAGACGGCGATCTACGGAGTGCCTTAAACGGCTTAGAACTGGCTGTCTTATCGTCGCCCCCCACCGAACAGGACCATCGCGAAATCACGCAACCAATTATTGAAGAGTGTTTACAAAAAAAGGCGCTCTCCGCCGATAAGGATGGCGATGCCCACTATGATGTCATCTCCGCCTTCCAAAAGTCAATTCGCGGTTCCGATGCTAATGCAGCCTTACATTACATGGCACGGCTCGTTGAAGCTGGTGATTTAAAGAGTTTAACGCGCCGCTTGTTGGTCATCGCTTATGAAGATATCGGCTTAGCCAACCCGCCCGCATGCCAACGGGCCGTCGCTGCGGTTCAAGCTGCCGATCAATTGGGCTTTCCCGAAGCCCGAATTCCATTGGCTAACGCCGTCATTGAATTGGCCTTATCACCTAAATCCAATTCAGCGATGCTAGCCATTGATGGTGCCTTAGAAAAAGTTCGCGCTGGCCATTTTGGTGATATTCCGGCCGACTTAAAAGACGCGCACTATGCCGGCGCCGCCAAGTTAGGTCATGGGGTTGGTTACGATTATCCGCATGACCATCCTGGTGATTGGGTCGCACAACAATACTTGCCAGATGCCATTAAACACGCTGATTATTATCAACCCAAAGCCAATGGCCGCTTCGAACCAGCCTTAGGTGATCAATATCGCAAATTACTCAAAGCCAATCAGCGTAACCGCTAA
- a CDS encoding universal stress protein, with the protein MLQQYQHILVPVDGSYEAELAFKKAVAVAKRNGPSASVHMVHVVDTRAFQNISSFDTTMVEQVTDTAQKTLDKYVAEAKADGLNNVDYSIEYGAPKTIIARDVPKDLGVDLIMIGATGLNAVERLLIGSVTEYVTRMAVCDVLVVRTDLENKPAPKPKKK; encoded by the coding sequence ATGTTACAACAATACCAACACATCTTAGTTCCCGTTGATGGTTCTTATGAAGCGGAATTAGCATTCAAAAAGGCCGTCGCTGTTGCGAAACGAAATGGACCAAGTGCTTCAGTTCATATGGTGCATGTCGTGGATACTCGGGCTTTCCAAAACATTTCTAGTTTTGACACAACCATGGTTGAACAAGTTACCGACACCGCACAAAAGACTTTAGACAAGTATGTTGCCGAAGCCAAAGCGGATGGCCTTAACAATGTCGACTATTCCATTGAATATGGCGCACCCAAGACGATTATTGCGCGCGATGTGCCTAAAGATTTAGGCGTTGACCTCATTATGATCGGTGCAACTGGTTTGAATGCCGTTGAACGATTATTAATTGGTTCAGTTACCGAATATGTCACTCGGATGGCAGTTTGCGATGTCTTAGTCGTTCGGACTGATTTAGAGAACAAACCTGCACCAAAACCAAAGAAAAAGTAA